cagattcgtaacatagccccctcccaaagagcggcttccagacgctacaAACGAACCATATTCCAgcggagcggtggggcgggggtgagacagggcaagggctggagggccaggtccgtgcAGAGGACCAGGTGACTggggcaggaccgacagagcaggagcccaccagggtggagccggaggcggtgCAGGAGGcacaggggccctccagggcgccgccggaggcggaacaggaggcaccggagccctccagggcagagcaggaggcgcaggagccctccagggcggagccggaggcagagcaggaggcgcaggagccctccagggcggagccggaggcagagcaggagacgCCGGGACCTTCCAGGACggaaccggaggcagagcaggaggcgccgaggccctccagggcggaacaggaggcgccgaggccctccagggcggaacaggaggcgccgaggccctccagggcggaacaggaggcgccgaggccctccagggcggaacaggaggcgccgaggccctccagggcggaacaggaggcgccagagcccaccagggctgagcaggaacccgcataatagactgggacctggggagaacagtgacagaggaggcagacagaatgagggaagaagcagagagtttgtagGGGGGcgccacctccaagggaggatccacagccacggctgacacctcaggaggcattggcgcggcttctccaactgacgggagctctggagcagacttgggaccagacgggacctctggagcagacttgggaccagacggggcgtgacttgagtctgggccgtcaggcggggcgtgacttgactctgggccgtcaggcggggcgtgacttgactctgaaacCGCTTCGGGAAGaccggccatgatgggtgccgactcaggagcagaaaacatgacgtgaccaggctgtggcttgactgagatggcctgagcaggctgtggcttggctgacggggctttagccggctctgacgtggcggccatcttgtgcggtggctctggcgaggcggccatcttgtgcggtggctctggcgtggcggccatcttgtgcggtggctctggcgtggcggccatcttgtgcggtggctctgtaacttggcttgagacaggaaacacagctccagcttggtttgacacagctccagcttggtttgactcaggaacaacatggcttgactcaggaacaacatggcttgactcaggaacaacatggcttgactcaggaacaacatggcttgactcaggaacaacatggcttgactcaggaacaacatggcttgactcaggaacaacatggcttgactcaggaacaacatggcttgactcaggaaacacagttgcaacttgacttgactcagggaatgtaactgtacctttaaacggctcttgtatggcagctgtgacgtgacggagctctgtgatcgccgccatcttgtgaacgggctccgccgttgccgccattgtgtggacgcgctccgacgcggccgccattttgtgaacgggcacagctgtcgccgccattagaGCGATGCTATCCATTACGTTCGCCGCCATTTGAGCAATGCGATCCATTGCCGTCGTCATGGCTCGGGCGCGCCCAGCGTGGCCGCATTTCCCGAGTGAGCCAAGCGGCCAGCGGATCTGTGgcgtcgcgctccggcgcggccgtcaTTATATGAGCGgggcgcggccgccattaccgagttgtcgcgttcctccttcgcgacccccacagtaagCGACGCGCCCCACACAATAGTCCAAAGTCCATACCTGAATGTCCGAgggaaaagctgctggatcctgttgtggccgagtattctgtaacgttgggagtgagacgagagacaagcggatccatttgcacgcttttattgaaggatttggacagagacatggtcaaggcaggcgtggtcagacaggagcagacaggtgtatAAGGGCTAGGCAGAGAGTAGTCGATAAACAGGCGGGGGGGTCGAGACAAACCAGACGAGGAGCCAGAATAACAGAAAGACACGACACGGGGTGAACACAGAGAAACGCTTCGTATGACCAGATAAACACAGTACAATACTCGGCGGTGAGTGACAGAAAGATcggggcttttatactgtctctgattggacgggggtgtagtgcaatggctgatggggaatggagtccggggtgtagtgcaacagtcagagtgtgtaaacagagggagagcgacatctggtggtgagcggtccgcagctcaccgaccagattcgtaacaacTTCCTTTATTACAAAACTTTATGACTTACTTCTGtagaacataaaatattttgaattccaCCACCTACCCCACCATTCGTGAACTACAAGTAAGAGGTCAGTAagataggaataaattattacatttttattacatttattacaatagaaaacattttaaatgttaatatttcacaatgttattttactgtattttgatcaaataaatacagccttagtGAGCACATCCTACAAGAAGTAATGAAAATATCTTACAGACTCTGGATCTTTAAATGGTAGTATACACTTacaagaattagttcacttccagaataaaagtttcctgatcatttactcacccctatgtgtctttctttcttcagctgaaaagaaattaaggcttttgaggaaaacattgcaggatttttctacatatagtggacttcaatggcgcccacgagtttgaacttccaaaaggcagtttaaacgcagcttcaaagggcgcAAAACGATcgcagccgaggaagaagggtcttatttagcaaaacgattggacattttctaaaaaaataaataaaataaaatgtacatacttttgaaccacaaatgctcatcttgcactggCTCGACCTCCCGCCTACGTTGTGCTTGTGTAATTACAAAATGCgtaagtactgacccagtgtttacaaagcgaacgtgcaaagaaagtcaaacaccgtttacaaaaaaggtacaaattggaggagaaaaagagagttttttgtaccctacctttttgaactgaagtacacaaATGAAAAACCATGCAAGACCTTTCCAATGTAAATTCGTAACGCATGAAGTCGTAgactttttaccttttta
The sequence above is drawn from the Labeo rohita strain BAU-BD-2019 chromosome 16, IGBB_LRoh.1.0, whole genome shotgun sequence genome and encodes:
- the LOC127178277 gene encoding uncharacterized protein LOC127178277, coding for MDRIAQMAANVMDSIALMAATAVPVHKMAAASERVHTMAATAEPVHKMAAITELRHVTAAIQEPFKGTVTFPESSQVATVFPESSHVVPESSHVVPESSHVVPESSHVVPESSHVVPESSHVVPESSHVVPESSHVVPESNQAGAVSNQAGAVFPVSSQVTEPPHKMAATPEPPHKMAATPEPPHKMAASPEPPHKMAATSEPAKAPSAKPQPAQAISVKPQPGHVMFSAPESAPIMAGLPEAVSESSHVPSGPKSAPELPSVGEAAPMPPEVSAVAVDPPLEVAPPYKLSASSLILSASSVTVLPRSQSIMRVPAQPWWALAPPVPPWRASAPPVPPWRASAPPVPPWRASAPPVPPWRASAPPVPPWRASAPPALPPVPSWKVPASPALPPAPPWRAPAPPALPPAPPWRAPAPPALPWRAPVPPVPPPAAPWRAPVPPAPPPAPPWWAPALSVLPQSPGPLHGPGPPALALSHPRPTAPLEYGSFVASGSRSLGGGYVTNLVGELRTAHHQMSLSLCLHTLTVALHPGLHSPSAIALHPRPIRDSIKAPIFLSLTAEYCTVFIWSYEAFLCVHPVSCLSVILAPRLVCLDPPACLSTTLCLALIHLSAPV